A stretch of the Bacteroidota bacterium genome encodes the following:
- the rplC gene encoding 50S ribosomal protein L3: protein MSGIIGKKIGMTSIFSANGKYIPCTVIEAGPCVVTQVKTLEKDGYASVQLAFDEKKEKHTSSAMKGHFAKAATTPKRKLVEFKYFETEKNLGEVVTVDLFVEGDFIDVAGTSKGKGFQGVVKRHGFGGVGGSTHGQHDRQRAPGSLGASSWPSRVFKGMRMAGRTGGDRVKIQNLEVVKVIADKNLLIVKGSIAGAKGSYVTIEK from the coding sequence ATGTCTGGAATAATAGGTAAAAAAATTGGAATGACCAGTATCTTCAGTGCCAATGGTAAATATATACCATGCACAGTTATTGAAGCTGGTCCTTGCGTTGTTACGCAAGTAAAAACCTTGGAGAAAGACGGATACGCTTCAGTACAATTGGCATTCGATGAGAAGAAGGAAAAACATACTTCTTCTGCAATGAAAGGTCACTTTGCTAAAGCCGCTACCACTCCTAAACGTAAATTGGTTGAATTTAAATACTTCGAAACTGAGAAAAATCTTGGTGAAGTAGTTACTGTTGATTTATTCGTTGAAGGTGACTTTATCGATGTAGCAGGTACTTCAAAAGGTAAAGGTTTTCAAGGTGTTGTTAAACGTCACGGTTTTGGTGGTGTTGGAGGATCAACACATGGACAACATGATCGTCAACGTGCGCCAGGATCATTGGGTGCATCATCTTGGCCTTCACGCGTATTCAAAGGAATGAGAATGGCTGGAAGAACAGGTGGAGACCGTGTAAAAATTCAAAACTTAGAAGTAGTAAAAGTAATTGCAGATAAAAACCTTTTAATTGTAAAAGGGTCTATCGCAGGTGCAAAAGGTTCATACGTTACAATCGAGAAATAA
- the rpsJ gene encoding 30S ribosomal protein S10 has protein sequence MSQKIRIKLKSYDFNLVDKSAEKIVKTVKMTGAVVSGPIPLPTQKKIYTVLRSPHVNKKAREQFQLCSYKRLLDIYNSTSKTVDALMKLELPSGVEVEIKAS, from the coding sequence ATGAGCCAAAAAATCAGAATCAAATTAAAATCTTACGACTTCAACTTAGTTGATAAGTCTGCTGAGAAAATTGTTAAGACTGTGAAAATGACAGGAGCTGTTGTTAGTGGACCGATTCCATTGCCGACACAGAAAAAAATCTACACAGTTTTGCGTTCACCACACGTAAACAAAAAAGCACGTGAACAATTTCAATTGTGCTCATACAAAAGATTATTAGACATCTACAACTCAACTTCTAAAACAGTTGATGCACTTATGAAATTAGAATTACCAAGTGGAGTAGAAGTAGAAATCAAAGCATCGTAA